From Sphingobium sp. RAC03, a single genomic window includes:
- the mmsB gene encoding 3-hydroxyisobutyrate dehydrogenase: MTQTIAFIGLGNMGGGMAANLLKHGYAVRAFDLSEEALAKAQSLGAIRASSAADAATDADAVVTMLPAGKHVESVYSGEVYGAASPGALFLDCSTIDVATARRVIDAATDRGFDMVDAPVSGGIAAANGGTLTFMVGGADAAFERAKPILSAMGKAVIHAGGAGNGQAAKICNNMLLGATMVATCETFAMAKKLGLDPQTFYDISSVSSGQSWSMTSYCPVPGVGPQSPSDNGYQGGFAVGLMLKDLKLATEAAASVGASVPMGNVAESLYQLLANQGEATRDFSLMIEMLEGK, from the coding sequence ATGACCCAGACCATCGCCTTCATCGGACTCGGCAATATGGGCGGCGGCATGGCCGCCAACCTGCTCAAGCACGGCTATGCCGTCCGCGCCTTCGACCTGTCGGAAGAAGCACTGGCCAAGGCGCAATCCTTGGGTGCCATCCGCGCCAGCAGCGCCGCCGACGCCGCGACTGACGCCGACGCCGTCGTCACTATGCTGCCCGCCGGCAAGCATGTCGAAAGCGTCTATTCGGGCGAAGTCTATGGCGCGGCCAGCCCCGGCGCCTTGTTCCTCGATTGCTCGACCATCGACGTCGCCACCGCCCGCCGCGTGATCGACGCGGCGACGGATCGCGGCTTCGACATGGTCGACGCCCCCGTTTCCGGCGGCATCGCAGCGGCCAATGGCGGCACGCTCACCTTCATGGTCGGCGGCGCGGATGCCGCCTTCGAACGCGCCAAGCCCATCCTCTCGGCCATGGGCAAGGCGGTCATCCACGCCGGCGGCGCGGGCAATGGCCAGGCCGCGAAAATCTGCAACAACATGCTGCTCGGTGCGACCATGGTCGCCACCTGCGAAACCTTCGCCATGGCCAAGAAGCTCGGCCTCGATCCGCAGACCTTCTATGACATTTCCAGCGTCTCGTCGGGCCAAAGCTGGTCGATGACCAGCTACTGCCCCGTCCCCGGCGTCGGCCCGCAATCGCCATCCGACAATGGCTATCAGGGCGGCTTCGCCGTCGGCCTGATGCTCAAGGATTTGAAACTCGCCACCGAAGCCGCCGCCTCGGTCGGGGCATCCGTCCCCATGGGCAACGTAGCGGAATCGCTCTACCAACTCCTCGCCAACCAGGGCGAAGCCACCCGCGACTTCTCGCTCATGATCGAAATGCTGGAAGGGAAGTAA
- a CDS encoding enoyl-CoA hydratase/isomerase family protein produces the protein MTDQVLTFIENSIGRIRLNRPKAIHALTPAMCDAINTALLAWRSDDSVTAVMIDHSEGRGFCAGGDIALIANSAKTDCVEAERFFHLEYQMNHLLFVYDKPIVAFIDGIVMGGGVGISLPARYRVATERTTFAMPETGIGLFPDVGGGWYLPRLPGRVGAWLAATGARIDGADCAAIGIATHYMPSETVDEVKARILADPASLTAILDAATQTPPPSKLEAARPDIDRLFASDKAEEIVAALDADGSEWAAKQRATLATKSPQTIKVALRQLVEGAAQPDFASNMAMEYGLACAIIRRPDFVEGVRALIFDKDNKPQWTPATLEEVSDAMIDAIFVALPADQQWTPLPALAT, from the coding sequence ATGACCGACCAAGTCCTGACCTTCATCGAAAATAGCATCGGCCGCATCCGCCTCAACCGCCCCAAGGCGATCCACGCGCTGACGCCAGCCATGTGCGACGCGATCAACACCGCCCTGCTCGCCTGGCGCAGCGACGACAGCGTGACCGCCGTGATGATCGACCACAGCGAAGGGCGCGGCTTCTGCGCGGGCGGCGACATCGCGCTCATCGCGAACAGCGCTAAAACGGACTGCGTCGAGGCGGAACGCTTCTTCCATCTCGAATATCAAATGAACCATCTGTTGTTCGTCTATGACAAGCCGATCGTCGCCTTCATCGACGGCATCGTCATGGGTGGCGGCGTCGGCATCTCGCTCCCCGCCCGCTATCGCGTCGCGACCGAACGGACCACCTTCGCCATGCCCGAAACCGGCATCGGCCTCTTCCCCGATGTCGGCGGTGGCTGGTATCTCCCCCGCCTGCCGGGCCGGGTCGGCGCATGGCTCGCCGCCACCGGCGCGCGGATCGACGGCGCGGACTGCGCCGCTATCGGCATCGCGACCCACTATATGCCGTCCGAAACAGTGGACGAGGTCAAGGCCCGCATCCTCGCCGACCCCGCCAGCCTGACCGCCATCCTCGACGCCGCCACGCAAACGCCCCCACCCTCGAAACTCGAAGCCGCCCGCCCCGACATCGACCGCCTCTTCGCCTCGGACAAGGCGGAGGAGATCGTCGCCGCGCTCGACGCCGACGGCAGCGAATGGGCCGCCAAGCAGCGCGCCACTCTCGCCACCAAATCGCCCCAGACGATCAAGGTCGCCCTGCGCCAACTGGTCGAGGGCGCGGCCCAGCCCGATTTCGCCTCCAACATGGCGATGGAATATGGCCTCGCCTGCGCAATCATCCGCCGCCCCGATTTCGTCGAGGGCGTGCGCGCGCTGATCTTCGACAAGGACAACAAGCCGCAATGGACTCCGGCCACGCTGGAGGAGGTGAGCGACGCGATGATCGATGCGATCTTCGTGGCCTTGCCCGCCGACCAGCAATGGACCCCGCTCCCGGCGCTCGCGACCTGA